In Desulfatirhabdium butyrativorans DSM 18734, the sequence GAAACTGACCCTGTCTCCTTCGGAAAGTGTCCGAAATCCTTCCATCTGAATGGCCGAATGATGGACGAAAACGTCTCCGCCACCTTCCTCCTGTTCGATGAAACCAAACCCCTTCTTGTCACTGAACCATTTTACAATACCTTGTGCCAAAACGTGTCCTCCTCTAATCCAGCGATTCAAGCATCAGAGCCGAAAACCGTCTGCGCCGCCGGAAGCGTCATACGCCCTGCGCCCTGCGCCATCTGGCCATCGGCCGGTAAACGATTTCTCTATAAGCCAGTCAATCG encodes:
- a CDS encoding cold-shock protein yields the protein MAQGIVKWFSDKKGFGFIEQEEGGGDVFVHHSAIQMEGFRTLSEGDRVSFDVEAGNRGPSAKNVVKLS